In a genomic window of Candidatus Aegiribacteria sp.:
- the queF gene encoding preQ(1) synthase, with amino-acid sequence MDELTALGGKSLPSKRLEVFPNHHPDRNYIVTLTCDEFTCICPQTGQPDFASISIEYVPDRKIVESKSLKLYFWSFRNEGVFHEHVANMILDDLVKALDPRWCRVIADFGIRGGISISVDAEYGEAP; translated from the coding sequence ATGGACGAACTTACAGCTCTGGGAGGAAAAAGCCTTCCCTCAAAAAGACTGGAAGTATTTCCCAACCATCATCCCGACCGTAATTATATCGTAACACTGACCTGTGATGAGTTTACCTGCATCTGTCCCCAGACCGGTCAGCCGGATTTTGCCTCGATCTCCATCGAATACGTGCCTGACAGAAAGATTGTGGAATCCAAATCACTTAAACTCTATTTCTGGTCTTTCAGGAATGAAGGCGTTTTTCATGAACACGTGGCCAACATGATTCTTGATGATCTTGTGAAAGCACTGGATCCGAGATGGTGCAGAGTTATAGCCGACTTCGGAATCAGGGGAGGAATTTCCATTTCTGTCGACGCCGAATACGGAGAAGCTCCCTGA
- a CDS encoding PDZ domain-containing protein, translating into MYCRSILVLMLIVLKTSNVASDDFSTAVSFDSAVEAATAIETLNPDAGFDLPGAVLLEDSVLYADSVYRHFYYAVPLSYESGTPAPLMMWLHGGVSTQELSDYEPEVLTEWHLIPGILDMGCILVFPCAQSGAVWWDLVGQQGIMDIIATLKHRLNIDDSRVFVGGFSDGASGSWALMMLQPSPFAGYLAFSGHLGVAAIHGDRATYLSCLSNRPGIASHTDDDGLYPSSVMAPSVELAQEAGAEIAYHTFEGYGHDADYLPLLEEDVMIFIDTTFRERFPEHLIWRTGEPSGCDWLMVDSIIPWPVLTEDTDHNMVLVSERLTIGFMPDWEAEGDGIPVAQVLDGDTPANRIELKADDVIIGFQDCPVMDLEDLFEVMSEMSPGDHFTMNVDRGGEQIHLTGNFNPPEYYWLFPRSKPSVRVDAVYAGNFFDIEVNRLCVLRLLLHPDMIDPDREVTVLCNGIEIYRGFVEMNSEMAIDTYARTGDRQRPWAGELVLDLEELMLPRLANP; encoded by the coding sequence ATGTACTGCAGGAGTATTCTTGTGCTGATGCTGATTGTATTGAAAACATCAAATGTGGCTTCGGATGATTTCAGTACCGCTGTGAGCTTTGACAGCGCCGTTGAGGCAGCGACTGCCATAGAGACCCTTAATCCCGATGCAGGTTTTGATCTTCCGGGAGCTGTCCTGCTTGAGGACAGCGTGCTTTATGCTGACAGCGTTTATCGTCACTTTTACTATGCTGTTCCGCTATCCTACGAATCAGGGACACCCGCGCCATTGATGATGTGGCTTCATGGCGGCGTGAGTACTCAGGAACTCAGTGATTACGAACCAGAAGTGCTGACCGAGTGGCATCTGATCCCCGGTATACTTGATATGGGTTGTATACTGGTTTTCCCCTGTGCTCAGAGCGGAGCTGTATGGTGGGATTTGGTTGGTCAGCAGGGAATTATGGATATTATCGCCACTCTCAAGCACAGACTCAATATCGATGACTCGCGGGTGTTCGTCGGAGGATTTTCTGATGGAGCTTCCGGAAGCTGGGCGCTGATGATGCTGCAGCCCTCTCCGTTTGCGGGTTACCTTGCCTTCTCAGGACATCTTGGAGTAGCCGCCATCCATGGTGATCGAGCCACATACCTTTCGTGCCTTTCCAATCGTCCCGGCATTGCATCTCATACTGACGATGATGGTCTGTATCCTTCATCGGTCATGGCTCCTTCAGTTGAACTCGCGCAGGAGGCAGGAGCTGAGATAGCATACCACACTTTCGAGGGTTACGGACACGATGCCGATTACCTGCCCCTGCTTGAGGAAGATGTCATGATCTTCATCGACACAACATTCAGGGAGCGCTTTCCTGAGCATCTTATATGGAGAACCGGGGAACCCTCAGGCTGTGATTGGTTAATGGTGGATTCAATCATTCCATGGCCTGTGCTGACGGAGGATACTGACCATAACATGGTTCTTGTCTCCGAAAGGCTTACTATTGGTTTCATGCCGGACTGGGAGGCTGAAGGTGATGGTATTCCTGTAGCACAGGTTCTCGATGGTGATACTCCTGCGAACAGGATAGAACTAAAAGCGGATGATGTGATAATCGGTTTTCAGGATTGTCCCGTAATGGATCTGGAAGACCTCTTTGAGGTCATGTCAGAGATGTCTCCGGGAGATCATTTCACCATGAATGTGGACAGAGGCGGGGAGCAGATACATCTGACAGGCAACTTCAACCCGCCGGAATACTACTGGTTGTTTCCCCGCAGCAAGCCCTCAGTGAGAGTGGATGCGGTCTACGCCGGTAATTTCTTCGACATTGAAGTGAACAGATTATGCGTTCTCCGATTATTGCTCCATCCGGATATGATTGATCCTGACAGGGAAGTAACCGTGCTGTGTAATGGAATAGAGATTTACCGCGGATTCGTGGAAATGAATTCCGAGATGGCGATTGACACCTATGCCAGAACCGGTGATCGCCAGCGTCCCTGGGCGGGTGAGCTGGTGCTTGATCTGGAAGAACTGATGCTGCCCAGGCTTGCAAATCCCTGA
- a CDS encoding AraC family transcriptional regulator has product MREDTEQIYRKRILAVLDYIKENLDGDLNLDEIAGVAFFSPFHFHRVFCGMVGETLASLIRRLRLERAAFRLLNGVEPIMLIAIRAGYDSNQSFTRAFKTAFGETPSDFKKYRKSIPLIHAPSGYHFMPENGIQSFNPIRRGNVTMEGRIVELEQMRILSVKNKGAYYKIGEAFEKLSDIVTKNNIDIKNSQWLGIFWDDPESVLEKELRSEACVTIEGDIEIPDGVEAEAGEIPGGQYATTRHTGSYKGIGKAWGELCGIWVPQNGYKPRESACFEIYVKGSECTNDESEYITDLYEPIEPV; this is encoded by the coding sequence ATGAGGGAAGATACCGAGCAGATCTACAGGAAGCGGATTCTTGCAGTACTTGATTATATCAAGGAGAATCTCGATGGAGATCTCAATCTCGACGAGATCGCCGGAGTGGCTTTCTTTTCTCCATTCCATTTTCATCGTGTGTTTTGCGGAATGGTTGGAGAAACACTGGCAAGTCTTATCAGGCGCCTGAGACTTGAAAGAGCTGCTTTCAGGCTCCTTAACGGAGTTGAGCCGATCATGCTGATTGCGATAAGAGCTGGTTATGACTCGAACCAGTCTTTCACCAGAGCTTTTAAAACAGCATTCGGTGAAACTCCATCTGATTTTAAAAAGTATCGGAAAAGTATTCCGCTTATCCATGCTCCCTCAGGATATCACTTCATGCCGGAAAATGGGATACAGTCGTTTAATCCAATTCGGAGAGGAAATGTTACAATGGAAGGTAGAATAGTCGAACTGGAGCAAATGAGGATATTGAGTGTGAAAAACAAGGGGGCATATTACAAGATAGGTGAGGCCTTTGAGAAACTCAGTGATATTGTTACAAAGAATAATATTGACATAAAAAATAGTCAGTGGCTGGGTATCTTCTGGGATGATCCAGAATCAGTTCTCGAAAAGGAACTTCGTTCCGAAGCCTGTGTCACCATTGAAGGTGATATTGAGATTCCTGATGGTGTAGAAGCGGAAGCAGGTGAGATACCCGGAGGGCAGTACGCAACCACAAGACATACAGGATCGTATAAGGGAATTGGAAAGGCATGGGGAGAACTCTGTGGAATCTGGGTCCCCCAGAACGGGTACAAGCCCAGAGAAAGCGCTTGTTTTGAAATTTATGTTAAAGGATCTGAGTGCACCAATGACGAATCCGAGTATATTACAGACCTCTATGAACCTATAGAACCAGTATAA
- the folE2 gene encoding GTP cyclohydrolase FolE2 → MNDVQNSHDPRRIPLDEAGVKDLQYPITILDRENEKQQTVATISMSVALPHHFKGTHMSRFVEVLSRHSCEFTGHTIPEILEELKQVLDSESASMEISFPYFLERKAPVTETSAKMSYQCSFTGRTGPDSTDFVLSVSVPVSSLCPCSKEISRYGAHNQRGYITIDVRSRPEEKGIPTIIWIEELIEIAESSASSPVYAVLKRPDERYVTEQAYDNPVFVEDMVRNAAEKLMKDERVTWFQVTAENHESIHNHSAYARVEWFR, encoded by the coding sequence ATGAACGACGTTCAGAACAGTCATGACCCGCGAAGAATTCCACTCGATGAAGCCGGCGTAAAAGACCTTCAATATCCAATAACAATTCTGGATCGGGAAAACGAAAAACAGCAGACCGTTGCGACTATTTCGATGTCAGTTGCGCTTCCTCACCATTTCAAGGGCACACATATGAGCCGTTTTGTGGAAGTTCTCAGCAGACATTCCTGCGAGTTCACAGGACACACAATCCCGGAGATCCTTGAGGAATTGAAACAGGTTCTCGACTCTGAATCAGCCAGTATGGAAATCAGTTTCCCGTATTTCCTCGAAAGAAAAGCTCCTGTAACAGAAACCTCCGCAAAAATGAGTTATCAGTGCAGCTTTACAGGTCGAACCGGTCCTGATTCAACTGACTTTGTCCTGAGTGTATCCGTGCCCGTCAGCAGCTTGTGTCCGTGCAGCAAAGAGATCAGCAGGTATGGCGCGCATAACCAGCGGGGATATATCACGATTGATGTCAGAAGCAGGCCTGAAGAGAAAGGGATTCCAACGATAATCTGGATAGAGGAACTGATTGAAATAGCGGAATCATCGGCATCATCACCGGTTTACGCAGTTCTCAAAAGGCCTGATGAACGCTATGTGACTGAACAGGCCTACGATAATCCCGTGTTTGTTGAAGATATGGTTAGGAATGCCGCCGAGAAATTGATGAAGGACGAAAGAGTGACCTGGTTCCAGGTTACAGCAGAAAATCACGAAAGCATACACAACCACAGTGCTTATGCCAGGGTTGAGTGGTTCAGATAG
- the queD gene encoding 6-carboxytetrahydropterin synthase QueD encodes MEIFRLFTFDAAHLLPNLPPGQKCGRMHGHTFHLGIYVEGPVGEESGWVMDFSAIKLLCRPVLEELDHSFLNDIPGLSNPTSENIAKWIWNHLKPVLPGLSMVEIKETPSSGCRYRGSEES; translated from the coding sequence ATGGAAATTTTCAGATTATTCACATTTGACGCAGCGCATTTGCTTCCAAACCTTCCTCCCGGCCAGAAATGCGGCCGTATGCATGGTCATACTTTTCATCTTGGAATTTATGTAGAAGGACCTGTCGGAGAAGAATCCGGCTGGGTGATGGATTTCAGTGCCATCAAATTACTCTGCAGGCCTGTGCTGGAGGAACTTGATCATTCCTTTCTGAATGACATTCCGGGACTTTCTAATCCAACCAGTGAGAATATCGCAAAATGGATATGGAACCATCTCAAACCCGTCCTCCCGGGTCTGAGTATGGTGGAGATAAAGGAAACTCCTTCTTCCGGTTGCAGATATCGGGGTTCTGAAGAATCATGA
- the queE gene encoding 7-carboxy-7-deazaguanine synthase has protein sequence MSYRVKEMVYTLQGEGANTGVAVVLCRFEGCNLDCSFCDTDFTGVNGPSGGEYLSSASLAEAACQCWQGDVPSRRILCTGGEPLLQLDSELVKTLHERGFEILLETNGTLTAPDGIDWICVSPKAGEYPAIRQGNELKLTYPQNGIDPEKYLSLDFRHFFLQPISGANLENNVRLAIEYCLEHPRWRLSLQMHKYTGIP, from the coding sequence ATGAGCTACAGAGTAAAGGAAATGGTTTACACGCTGCAGGGAGAAGGGGCCAACACCGGGGTTGCAGTTGTCCTGTGCAGGTTCGAAGGATGCAATCTCGACTGCTCATTCTGCGATACGGATTTTACGGGAGTTAACGGACCTTCAGGCGGTGAATATTTATCCTCTGCTTCCCTCGCTGAAGCTGCATGTCAATGCTGGCAGGGAGATGTTCCTTCGCGAAGGATTCTCTGCACAGGCGGTGAGCCCCTGCTGCAGCTTGATTCAGAGCTTGTAAAAACTTTACATGAGCGCGGATTTGAAATTCTGCTCGAGACCAATGGTACTCTGACAGCACCGGATGGAATCGACTGGATATGTGTCAGTCCGAAGGCTGGTGAGTATCCTGCAATCAGGCAGGGGAATGAACTCAAACTTACCTATCCTCAGAATGGTATCGATCCTGAGAAATATCTTTCTCTGGACTTCAGGCATTTTTTTCTTCAACCGATATCAGGAGCGAATCTTGAGAATAATGTGCGGCTGGCAATAGAGTACTGCCTTGAACATCCCCGCTGGCGTTTGAGTCTGCAGATGCATAAATACACCGGTATTCCATAG
- the queC gene encoding 7-cyano-7-deazaguanine synthase QueC gives MNRESRAVVLLSGGLDSATTLAVAGAEGFSTYAMSFSYGQRHSPELEAAAEIAVILGTEDHITVSLDPRLFEGSALTGTENVPVNSLTIGIPEEIPPTYVPARNTIFLSMALGWAEVIDAGHIFIGVNALDYSGYPDCRPEYISAFQRLADLATKTAVEGYPTRIHTPLLNMTKAEIIRLGLELGVDYSLTVSCYNPDGEGRACGRCDSCYLRLKGFRENGLKDPAAYYGKCGCE, from the coding sequence ATGAACAGGGAGAGTAGAGCCGTAGTTCTTCTCAGCGGCGGGCTTGATTCCGCGACGACCCTGGCTGTTGCCGGGGCTGAAGGGTTCAGTACATACGCGATGTCCTTCAGCTACGGTCAGCGGCATTCACCGGAACTTGAAGCTGCCGCAGAAATTGCCGTGATTCTGGGAACCGAAGATCATATAACAGTATCTCTTGATCCGCGCCTTTTCGAAGGATCCGCGCTTACCGGTACGGAGAATGTGCCTGTAAACAGTTTAACCATTGGAATCCCGGAGGAAATACCCCCTACGTATGTTCCCGCACGGAATACAATTTTTCTTTCAATGGCTCTGGGATGGGCTGAGGTGATAGATGCAGGACACATTTTCATCGGTGTCAACGCGCTGGATTACAGCGGTTATCCTGATTGTCGCCCGGAGTACATCTCCGCTTTCCAGAGGCTTGCTGATCTCGCGACGAAAACAGCGGTGGAAGGGTATCCCACGAGGATTCATACGCCGCTTCTGAATATGACAAAGGCTGAGATCATCAGATTGGGGCTCGAACTAGGCGTTGATTATTCATTGACGGTAAGCTGCTACAATCCGGACGGAGAAGGGCGAGCCTGCGGTCGCTGTGATTCATGTTATCTTAGATTGAAGGGTTTCAGGGAGAACGGTTTGAAAGATCCTGCTGCATACTACGGGAAATGTGGATGCGAATGA